From one Amaranthus tricolor cultivar Red isolate AtriRed21 chromosome 17, ASM2621246v1, whole genome shotgun sequence genomic stretch:
- the LOC130803674 gene encoding uncharacterized protein LOC130803674: MMQIALECRGHLSHIIDDPPSIFDPNYKTWKQTDSIVLSWIISNIDTELINQFLDYTIAKDLWKGIEVLLSSGRDELQSLDLSSQANNMKQNQDPLEVFYEKLTTIWKEIDRRQPNPMIHAEDITIFNTFIQKQRLFQFLAGLNETFDTEKRDLLNLDPLPTVNMAYATIRREVSRRGIMIHASSLGKNPSEIGSGLAVKHHRSNSSFRREMEDKTHLRCSHCGGSRHTKEGCFKITSRTGGKANMATSAPHISDEPTHRMKARDDKNGDTGEQPEEKEGDGPEEREKGKDLGRTQKLPKSTTHSPSSLFKQPGNPNSQNTPKPIYTPKPIYKSIRPNTPCYPHKLGLLCKPSTSSHWIFDCGATRDVNGAGRGGYWRYHPNPHLDAQTGRIIGRGTERDGLYYVDEAIQKGHTLLAHGFPNHQLWTWHRRLGHPSLGYLKRLFPSLAKSTVVLDCEACVLARSHKHSYSPSFNHSSEPFVLIHSDVWEPAPEFRKHSYSYFVSFIDDCTRMCWIYFLKHKSEVFDVFVKCYNMIITQFQAKPKILRFDNGGEYMNQHMENFFTTHGLLHQTSCPHTPQQNGIVERKNCTLLE, translated from the exons ATGATGCAAATAGCCTTAGAATGCAGGGGTCATCTCAGCCACATCATTGACGACCCTCCTAGCATCTTTGATCCAAATTACAAAACATGGAAGCAAACGGACTCAATAGTCCTATCATGGATAATCTCAAATATAGACACTGAACTCATAAATCAGTTTCTAGATTATACAATTGCAAAAGACTTATGGAAGGGGATCGAAGTCTTGCTGAGCAGTGGAAGGGACGAACTCCAGAGCCTTGATCTGAGTTCACAAGCAAATAACATGAAACAGAACCAAGATCCATTAGAGGTCTTTTATGAAAAATTGACTACAATTTGGAAGGAAATAGACCGACGACAACCAAACCCGATGATACATGCTGAAGATATCACaatttttaacactttcatCCAAAAACAACGTCTTTTTCAATTTCTGGCCGGATTAAATGAGACGTTTGATACAGAAAAAAGGGACTTACTGAACCTTGATCCTCTCCCAACCGTCAACATGGCATATGCTACAATCAGGCGAGAAGTTTCACGGCGTGGTATCATGATCCACGCTTCATCATTGGGAAAAAATCCCTCAGAAATTGGAAGTGGGTTGGCCGTCAAACATCACCGGTCAAATTCATCATTCCGGCGTGAAATGGAGGACAAGACTCACCTCAGGTGTAGTCACTGTGGAGGAAGCCGACACACAAAGGAGGGATGTTTTAAAATCACCAGCAGAACTGGCGGCAAGGCTAACATGGCTACCAGTGCTCCCCACATCTCCGATGAACCAACCCACAGAATGAAGGCCAGGGATGACAAAAATGGTGATACAGGTGAACAGCcagaagagaaagaaggagacggaccagaagagagagaaaagggGAAGGATTTAGGAAGAACCCAAAAACTCCCAAAGTCCACAACTCACTCTCCCTCCAGCTTATTTAAACAACCGGGAAACCCTAATTCCCAAAACACACCTAAGCCCATTTATACTCCCAAGCCCATTTATAAATCCATAAGGCCCAACACTCCATGTTACCCACATAAACTAGGCCTCCTATGTAAACCAAGTACTTCCTCACATTGGATATTTGATTGTGGGGCCACTAGGGATGTTAACGGGGCGGGGCGAGGCGGGTATTGGCGTTACCATCCCAatccccatctg gatgctcagacgggGAGGATTATTGGTCGTGGTACTGAACGAGATGGCTTGTACTATGTGGACGAGGCGATTCAAAAGGGTCACACTTTGCTTGCTCATGGGTTCCCTAATCATCAGTTATGGACCTGGCATCGACGTCTAGGTCATCCGTCATTGGGGTATCTGAAACGTCTTTTTCCGTCATTAGCTAAAAGTACTGTAGTTTTGGACTGTGAAGCATGTGTCCTTGCGAGAAGTCACAAACATTCTTATTCTCCTAGTTTTAATCATAGCAGTGAACCATTTGTTTTAatacattctgatgtttgggAACCTGCGCCTGAATTTAGAAAACACAGCTAttcatattttgtttcatttattgatgattgtactagAATGTGCTGGATATATTTcttgaaacacaaatctgaggttttcGATGTCTTTGTCAAATGCTATAATATGATTATCACACAGTTTCAAGCTAAGCCTAAAATACTTCGTTTTGATAATGGAGGGGAATACATGAACCAACATATGGAAAATTTCTTCACCACCCATGGTCTCCTTCACCAAACTTCTTGTCCCcacacaccccaacaaaatggcatagttgaaaggaaaaattgtACTCTCCTTGAATAA